Proteins from one Corynebacterium epidermidicanis genomic window:
- a CDS encoding translation initiation factor IF-2 N-terminal domain-containing protein codes for MAKIDRAQLGEKTRVHILAKQLGLTSKELIAELDKLGLVKVAQSNLSTDEVHRVLDVLDPAETPEPKTKPAKKPAKKAAKKAAKKATKSAAKLVEEPAPHTVPEFVESTEDSEDDALRRRVEKNVANEIHQIEEKVEKQLAAIDLHAAALAEQDAELLEDVVPEVTPPPAETTFVTPIFQAPEPLVISADEAEDDDFADNSDEDDNSSRSKRRGRRGRGRGKGSTQQDGETGVDNSDLEASEGATDEETIEEPMGIKGSTRLEAQRRRRSERREESRKKRHIVSEAEFLARRESVERTMVVREKQRSDGHGYVTQVGVLEDEMLVEHFVTSETQSSMVGNIYLGRVQNVLPSMEAAFIDIGKGRNGVLYAGEVDWKSAGLGGRSRKIEQALKSGDQVLVQVSKDPVGHKGARLTTQISLAGRFLVYVPGGRSAGISRKLPETERKRLKEILKEVIPGDGGAIIRTAAEGVHEREIRADVNRLHNLWEQIQQRTAEEKSAKGAKPVTMYEEPDMLVKVVRDLFNEDFDHLIVDGRRSWSTVHAYVKSVAPDLLDRVVKYQAAEHGGVDAFEAYRIDEQLQKALSRKVWLPSGGTLVIDRTEAMTVIDVNTGKFTGAGGNLEETVTKNNLEAAEEIVRQMRLRDMGGMIVIDFIDMVLPENQDLVLRRLTEALGRDRTRHQVSEVTSLGLVQVTRKKLGTGLLETFATECECCAGRGLIVHSDPIEQVEERPVYGKRSRAEHETIPTVPSHPEHDPKQHPLVVAMQHEEPKKSIEELADAVVVLDTEPEESSPAPARRRGRRRAKNEATFDIQQIAEEAVASADEQDPEEPSGADYRPAETYDEALAAFKASPRRRRATRGNSVSDHEPKPEDYATIAEDPVREPEENTAGVKTQRQRGRRRVVKRLAPQLETQAPEPEVKQPVAAEAVATGTPRRGRRRAVKKLASGRVVQPVAQQVVEKEQPVVAKQQKPQSSQGTRRRRRVVRKQEG; via the coding sequence GTGGCAAAAATTGATAGAGCGCAACTCGGTGAGAAAACACGAGTTCACATCCTGGCGAAACAACTAGGATTGACCTCGAAGGAACTCATCGCTGAGCTGGACAAACTGGGTCTAGTGAAAGTCGCGCAATCCAACCTGAGCACCGACGAAGTGCACCGTGTGCTGGACGTGCTTGACCCGGCAGAAACGCCAGAACCGAAGACGAAGCCCGCCAAGAAGCCCGCCAAGAAAGCCGCTAAAAAGGCAGCCAAAAAAGCCACCAAGAGCGCTGCCAAACTCGTCGAGGAGCCGGCTCCACACACAGTGCCTGAATTCGTCGAAAGCACCGAAGACTCTGAAGACGATGCGTTGCGACGCCGTGTCGAAAAGAACGTCGCCAACGAGATCCATCAGATTGAGGAGAAGGTCGAGAAGCAACTGGCCGCGATCGACCTCCACGCCGCCGCTCTTGCTGAACAAGACGCAGAGCTGCTGGAAGATGTGGTCCCTGAAGTGACCCCGCCACCAGCAGAAACTACCTTTGTTACCCCGATTTTCCAGGCGCCGGAACCACTCGTTATCTCTGCCGATGAAGCAGAAGATGATGATTTCGCGGACAATTCAGACGAAGATGACAACTCATCTCGTTCGAAGCGACGCGGGCGTAGGGGCCGGGGGCGTGGCAAAGGCTCGACGCAGCAGGACGGCGAGACGGGCGTCGATAATAGCGACCTTGAGGCCTCGGAGGGCGCAACTGACGAGGAAACCATCGAGGAACCCATGGGGATCAAGGGGTCCACGCGTCTGGAGGCGCAGCGCCGGCGCCGTTCTGAGCGTCGGGAGGAGTCCCGCAAGAAGCGTCACATCGTTTCTGAAGCTGAGTTTCTCGCGCGACGCGAATCGGTCGAGCGAACCATGGTGGTTCGCGAAAAGCAGCGTTCCGACGGCCACGGCTACGTCACTCAGGTCGGCGTTTTGGAAGACGAGATGCTCGTGGAGCATTTCGTAACGTCTGAAACCCAGTCCAGCATGGTGGGCAACATCTACCTCGGTCGCGTGCAGAATGTCTTGCCGAGCATGGAGGCTGCATTCATCGACATCGGTAAGGGGCGTAATGGCGTGCTCTACGCCGGTGAGGTGGATTGGAAGTCCGCTGGTCTCGGTGGCCGTTCCCGCAAGATTGAGCAGGCGCTCAAGTCCGGTGACCAGGTCCTCGTGCAGGTCTCTAAGGACCCAGTTGGGCACAAGGGTGCCCGCTTAACGACGCAAATCTCGCTCGCAGGCCGCTTCTTGGTCTATGTTCCAGGTGGTCGTTCCGCTGGGATCTCCCGGAAGCTTCCAGAAACAGAACGCAAGCGCCTCAAGGAGATCCTCAAAGAGGTCATCCCCGGCGATGGCGGCGCCATCATCCGCACCGCAGCCGAAGGCGTGCACGAGCGGGAAATCAGAGCCGATGTGAACCGCCTGCATAACCTGTGGGAACAGATCCAACAGCGCACCGCGGAGGAGAAATCCGCCAAGGGCGCGAAACCGGTGACCATGTACGAGGAACCGGACATGCTGGTTAAGGTCGTTCGTGACCTGTTCAATGAGGACTTTGACCATCTCATCGTCGATGGTCGACGTTCCTGGAGCACCGTGCATGCCTACGTGAAGTCAGTTGCGCCTGATCTGCTTGATCGAGTGGTCAAGTACCAGGCTGCCGAGCACGGCGGCGTGGACGCCTTTGAGGCGTACCGAATCGATGAGCAACTCCAAAAGGCACTTTCCCGCAAGGTGTGGTTGCCTTCCGGAGGCACCCTGGTCATCGATCGCACGGAAGCCATGACTGTGATTGACGTCAACACCGGCAAGTTCACCGGTGCTGGTGGCAACCTCGAAGAAACCGTCACCAAGAACAACCTCGAGGCAGCCGAAGAAATCGTCCGTCAGATGCGCCTGCGCGACATGGGCGGCATGATCGTGATCGACTTCATCGATATGGTGCTGCCAGAAAACCAAGACCTGGTCCTGCGTCGCCTCACCGAAGCACTCGGCCGGGACCGAACCCGCCACCAAGTCTCCGAAGTGACTTCCCTCGGCTTGGTGCAGGTAACGCGCAAGAAGCTCGGTACCGGATTGCTGGAAACCTTCGCTACTGAGTGTGAATGCTGCGCTGGCCGTGGCCTGATCGTGCATAGCGATCCCATCGAGCAGGTGGAGGAGCGCCCGGTCTACGGCAAGCGCTCGCGCGCCGAACACGAAACTATCCCAACCGTGCCGAGCCATCCCGAGCATGATCCGAAACAACATCCGCTGGTCGTGGCGATGCAGCACGAGGAGCCAAAGAAGTCCATCGAGGAGCTTGCCGACGCCGTAGTGGTCCTCGACACCGAACCCGAAGAATCCAGCCCGGCCCCAGCGCGTCGTCGTGGTCGTCGTCGGGCGAAGAACGAAGCGACCTTTGACATCCAGCAGATTGCCGAAGAAGCAGTAGCGTCGGCGGATGAACAAGACCCCGAAGAACCTTCGGGTGCGGATTACCGCCCGGCCGAGACCTATGACGAAGCCCTAGCTGCGTTTAAGGCATCGCCTCGACGACGTCGCGCAACCCGAGGCAACTCCGTTTCGGATCACGAACCAAAGCCCGAGGACTACGCTACGATTGCCGAAGATCCAGTCCGGGAACCCGAAGAAAATACTGCTGGTGTAAAGACTCAGCGGCAACGCGGACGCCGACGTGTGGTCAAGCGCCTGGCGCCGCAACTGGAGACTCAAGCACCAGAACCCGAGGTCAAGCAACCTGTCGCTGCGGAAGCCGTAGCGACGGGTACCCCACGTCGGGGGCGACGACGCGCCGTGAAGAAGTTGGCTTCTGGACGAGTCGTACAACCGGTGGCTCAGCAGGTCGTTGAGAAAGAGCAACCGGTCGTCGCAAAGCAACAAAAGCCTCAATCGTCACAGGGGACACGCCGTAGGCGCCGGGTTGTACGGAAACAGGAAGGCTAA
- the rplU gene encoding 50S ribosomal protein L21, translating to MYAIVKTGGKQYKVAEGDLVKVEKIEGEPGSSVALTPVLLVDGATVTTDAEKLSKVSVNAEIVEHTKGPKIKILKYKNKTGYKKRQGHRQPLTVVKVTGIK from the coding sequence ATGTATGCGATCGTCAAGACCGGCGGAAAGCAGTACAAGGTTGCCGAAGGTGACCTCGTCAAGGTCGAGAAGATCGAGGGTGAGCCAGGTTCGTCCGTGGCTCTCACCCCGGTTCTGCTCGTCGATGGCGCAACTGTAACCACCGATGCTGAAAAGCTTTCGAAGGTCAGCGTTAACGCTGAGATCGTCGAGCACACCAAGGGCCCGAAGATCAAGATTTTGAAGTACAAGAACAAGACTGGTTACAAGAAGCGTCAGGGCCACCGTCAGCCACTGACCGTTGTCAAGGTAACAGGTATCAAGTAA
- the rpmA gene encoding 50S ribosomal protein L27, whose amino-acid sequence MAHKKGASSTSNGRDSEAKRLGVKRFGGQQVKAGEILIRQRGTKFHPGENVGRGGDDSLFALKAGAVQFAIKRNRRTVNIVPAETVEA is encoded by the coding sequence ATGGCACATAAGAAGGGTGCATCCTCGACCTCTAACGGTCGCGATTCCGAGGCAAAGCGCCTTGGCGTTAAGCGCTTCGGTGGTCAGCAGGTCAAGGCCGGCGAGATCCTCATCCGTCAGCGCGGAACCAAGTTCCACCCAGGCGAGAACGTTGGCCGTGGTGGCGACGATTCCTTGTTCGCTCTCAAGGCTGGCGCAGTCCAGTTCGCGATCAAGCGCAACCGTCGCACTGTGAACATCGTTCCAGCTGAGACCGTAGAAGCTTAA
- a CDS encoding IS256 family transposase, whose translation MTPMSPKKHQDADQVKAVSNRIMASPELSTLIGELAQAADGDINALVRGVLQSSINSGLAAEMDAHLGYESGDRTAKATAGQTNHRNGSYSKTVDTNYGPIDIDVPRDRDGSFIPRMVPKGARRITELDDMIVSLYAGGMTIRDIQHHIHTSYGVDMSHETISNVTDSVLDAVMQWQHRKLDAFYPIMFLDAIRINVRDGGRVVNKAAHIAVGIDLDGIKHILGIWVAANEGASFWSGVCAELANRGIEDVFIVACDGLKGLPEAIEATWPHSLVQTCVVHLIRNANKYVAYGDRKAVSAALREVYTAVNETEARSALNRFADSDLGKKYPQSVLVWERAWERFVPFLQFTPQVRKMIYTTNAIESLNSELRKATRNRIQFPNDIAAVKALWLTICTIEDKRALKRAKKAKGAPKPDKSGRIIEGRTTVGWMEALNQMIVAYPDRFAPYI comes from the coding sequence ATGACACCTATGTCTCCGAAGAAGCATCAGGATGCCGATCAAGTTAAAGCTGTTTCCAATAGGATCATGGCGAGCCCGGAATTATCGACACTGATCGGTGAGCTAGCCCAGGCTGCCGATGGCGACATCAACGCGCTTGTTCGTGGTGTGCTGCAGTCATCGATCAACAGCGGGCTGGCCGCTGAAATGGATGCCCACCTGGGTTATGAATCCGGTGACCGTACGGCAAAGGCCACTGCTGGGCAGACGAACCATCGCAATGGTAGTTATTCAAAAACAGTCGACACGAACTACGGGCCGATCGATATTGATGTGCCCCGGGATCGTGATGGGTCGTTTATCCCGCGAATGGTTCCCAAAGGCGCCCGCCGGATTACAGAGCTGGATGACATGATCGTGTCGTTGTATGCCGGCGGCATGACGATTAGGGATATCCAGCACCATATCCACACGTCCTATGGGGTGGATATGTCCCATGAGACGATCAGCAACGTCACCGATAGCGTGCTGGATGCCGTCATGCAGTGGCAGCACCGCAAGCTGGATGCGTTTTATCCCATCATGTTTTTAGATGCCATCCGTATCAACGTCCGCGACGGTGGCAGAGTCGTTAACAAGGCTGCCCACATTGCTGTAGGCATTGACCTCGACGGAATCAAACACATCCTCGGCATCTGGGTTGCCGCCAATGAGGGTGCATCGTTTTGGTCAGGGGTATGCGCTGAACTGGCTAATCGTGGAATTGAAGACGTCTTCATCGTTGCCTGCGACGGGCTGAAAGGTCTGCCGGAAGCTATTGAAGCGACCTGGCCGCACTCGCTGGTGCAGACCTGTGTGGTGCATCTGATCCGTAACGCCAACAAATACGTCGCCTACGGTGACCGCAAAGCCGTCTCCGCCGCGCTGAGAGAGGTCTACACGGCAGTCAATGAGACCGAAGCACGCAGCGCGCTTAACCGGTTTGCTGACAGTGACCTCGGTAAGAAATACCCACAATCTGTCTTGGTATGGGAACGCGCCTGGGAGAGGTTTGTACCGTTTCTGCAGTTCACTCCTCAGGTGCGGAAAATGATCTACACGACCAACGCGATCGAATCACTTAATAGTGAACTGCGTAAAGCCACCCGCAATCGCATCCAGTTCCCCAACGATATCGCTGCTGTAAAAGCGCTGTGGTTGACGATCTGCACGATCGAAGACAAACGAGCACTCAAGCGTGCAAAGAAAGCGAAAGGGGCACCGAAACCAGATAAATCAGGACGCATAATCGAAGGGAGAACAACCGTCGGCTGGATGGAAGCACTCAACCAAATGATCGTCGCCTACCCCGACCGATTCGCCCCATACATCTAG
- a CDS encoding DUF4233 domain-containing protein encodes MSKDVEYGPLGPGHAPAKDPMKGLRGVMAGTLVLESIALLLILTVIAKVDSGEHWTTFNWVFVTVLGVFHFLWAFVQKQPYALPVNIALQVIAVVGGFFVHYSAGIMGLIFAAVWFYILILRKNLIERMRRGLLTTQHT; translated from the coding sequence ATGAGCAAAGACGTCGAATACGGCCCACTCGGCCCTGGACACGCCCCGGCGAAAGACCCCATGAAGGGACTACGAGGTGTCATGGCTGGCACCCTCGTGCTGGAATCTATCGCCCTGCTGCTCATTCTTACCGTGATCGCCAAAGTTGATTCGGGCGAACACTGGACCACCTTCAACTGGGTGTTTGTCACCGTTTTGGGTGTATTCCACTTTCTTTGGGCCTTTGTGCAGAAGCAGCCCTACGCGTTGCCCGTGAATATCGCGCTGCAGGTCATCGCTGTTGTCGGCGGATTCTTCGTGCATTATTCCGCGGGGATCATGGGCTTGATCTTCGCTGCCGTTTGGTTCTACATCCTCATCCTGCGAAAGAATCTCATCGAGCGGATGCGCCGCGGGTTGCTAACCACACAGCACACCTAG
- the folC gene encoding bifunctional tetrahydrofolate synthase/dihydrofolate synthase has protein sequence MHKDFGEVSLEETGLTLPIDAAGPTNAPAPAEITAEDLAALAEVESELDQRWNETQIDPSLERIEMLMDLLGNPERSFPAIHVAGTNGKTSTVRMIEALMRAFHRRTGRTTSPHLQLVTERIAIDGQPIHPRDYVRTWEEIKPYVEMVDARASVPMSKFEILVAMAYAAFADAPVEVAVVEVGLGGRWDATNVINADVNVITPIGLDHTGILGDTLAEIAAEKAGIIKSRWDADDLLTPPDNVVVMAEQEPEAAQVILEKAISVDAAVARAGSEFGVISSSIAVGGQQITLRGLGGVYEDIFLPLSGEHQARNAAVALAAVEAFFGAGSGRQLDLETVRAGFAQVESPGRLERVRATPTTFIDAAHNPHGARALGQALARDFNFARLVGVVSVLADKDVRGVITELEPYLNDIVITQNTSPRALDCYELADIAREIFGEERVHVAPRLPDAIELAVELAEDTDGPMSGSGVIITGSVVTAGEARALFGKDPA, from the coding sequence ATGCACAAGGATTTCGGGGAAGTATCCCTTGAAGAAACCGGGCTAACCCTGCCTATCGACGCCGCCGGCCCCACCAACGCGCCCGCGCCTGCGGAGATCACGGCAGAGGATCTGGCGGCCTTGGCCGAGGTCGAATCCGAGTTGGACCAGCGCTGGAACGAGACCCAGATCGATCCTTCGCTGGAGCGGATCGAAATGCTCATGGATCTGCTCGGCAACCCCGAACGGTCTTTCCCTGCAATCCACGTTGCGGGGACGAACGGGAAAACGTCGACAGTGCGCATGATCGAGGCCCTCATGCGGGCCTTCCACCGGCGCACCGGCCGGACCACCAGCCCACACCTGCAGCTCGTCACCGAGCGGATAGCTATCGACGGGCAGCCGATTCACCCGCGGGATTATGTGCGCACCTGGGAAGAAATCAAACCGTATGTTGAGATGGTTGACGCGCGGGCGTCGGTACCAATGTCGAAATTCGAGATCCTAGTGGCGATGGCCTACGCCGCTTTTGCCGACGCACCCGTGGAGGTCGCAGTGGTGGAAGTAGGACTGGGTGGACGTTGGGATGCCACGAATGTCATCAACGCTGACGTCAACGTGATTACGCCGATCGGCCTCGACCACACCGGGATCTTGGGGGACACTCTCGCGGAAATCGCTGCCGAAAAGGCCGGCATTATTAAGTCGCGGTGGGACGCAGACGACCTGCTCACCCCACCAGACAATGTTGTGGTCATGGCCGAGCAAGAGCCGGAAGCCGCCCAAGTGATCCTGGAGAAAGCGATCTCGGTCGACGCCGCGGTGGCCCGCGCAGGTTCCGAATTTGGCGTGATATCCAGCAGCATCGCCGTCGGTGGCCAGCAAATTACTCTGCGTGGCCTCGGCGGTGTTTACGAAGACATCTTCCTACCCCTTTCCGGCGAGCACCAAGCACGCAACGCCGCGGTCGCTTTGGCCGCAGTGGAGGCGTTCTTCGGTGCCGGCTCCGGCCGCCAGTTGGACCTCGAGACTGTGCGGGCGGGCTTCGCACAGGTTGAATCCCCAGGTCGCCTGGAGCGGGTCCGTGCAACACCTACCACTTTTATCGATGCCGCTCACAACCCGCACGGCGCCCGCGCACTGGGGCAAGCGCTCGCCCGCGACTTCAACTTCGCTCGGTTGGTCGGTGTGGTTTCGGTGCTCGCAGACAAGGACGTCCGCGGCGTGATTACCGAACTCGAGCCATACCTTAACGACATCGTGATAACCCAAAACACGTCTCCGCGGGCATTGGATTGCTACGAGCTGGCAGACATCGCGCGCGAAATTTTCGGCGAGGAACGCGTCCACGTTGCTCCGCGTCTACCGGACGCGATCGAGCTCGCAGTAGAGTTGGCCGAAGACACCGACGGACCGATGTCCGGATCAGGCGTTATCATTACGGGTTCGGTCGTGACTGCCGGCGAAGCCCGAGCACTTTTCGGAAAGGACCCAGCATGA
- a CDS encoding pirin family protein, with the protein MTAVEILTPRDVPLGGPRAMTVRRTLPQRQRSLIGAWCFIDHFGPDRQRMDVASHPHTGLQTVTWLFDGTIKHHDSGGFHATVYPGEVNLMTAGNGICHTEVSISETLHGVQLWTVLPDSDRFSAPRKLDHHRPEPRAITGAVVREFIGGPSPIETFSGLVGTEILLEPGADIEYQLNPEFEHGYLLDSGDLTVGDTSIPLHALGYTGIGEASVRLRSEEGARVVLIGGEPLGEEIVMFWNFIGRSYEEIEAFRAAWEAESEQFGEVEGYEGNGPRRLPAPALPNAQIKPRKNPPPVAQP; encoded by the coding sequence ATGACTGCAGTTGAAATCCTCACTCCTCGCGATGTTCCCCTAGGCGGGCCGCGCGCCATGACCGTCCGCCGCACCCTGCCACAGCGCCAACGTTCCCTCATCGGCGCATGGTGCTTCATTGACCATTTCGGCCCCGACCGGCAGCGCATGGACGTCGCCAGCCACCCCCACACCGGCCTCCAAACCGTAACCTGGCTTTTCGACGGCACCATCAAACACCACGACTCGGGCGGATTCCACGCCACGGTTTACCCAGGCGAAGTCAACCTCATGACCGCAGGAAACGGCATTTGCCATACGGAAGTTTCCATATCCGAAACCCTCCACGGCGTGCAACTGTGGACGGTACTACCGGACTCAGATCGCTTTAGCGCACCACGAAAGCTCGACCATCATCGACCCGAGCCACGCGCGATCACGGGAGCAGTGGTACGCGAGTTTATCGGCGGTCCCTCCCCCATCGAGACCTTTTCAGGGCTAGTGGGCACCGAAATTCTCCTCGAGCCGGGCGCAGACATCGAATACCAGCTCAACCCCGAGTTCGAACACGGCTACCTGCTTGATTCCGGAGATCTGACTGTCGGTGACACCTCAATTCCACTCCATGCTCTGGGCTACACCGGGATTGGGGAAGCATCAGTACGACTGCGCTCCGAGGAAGGCGCCCGCGTGGTCCTGATCGGTGGCGAGCCACTGGGCGAAGAAATCGTGATGTTCTGGAACTTCATCGGCCGCAGCTACGAAGAAATCGAGGCGTTCCGAGCTGCTTGGGAGGCGGAATCCGAGCAGTTTGGCGAGGTCGAAGGATACGAAGGTAACGGGCCACGTCGCCTGCCAGCCCCTGCACTGCCAAATGCACAGATCAAGCCACGCAAGAACCCACCACCCGTAGCGCAACCATAG
- the ndk gene encoding nucleoside-diphosphate kinase produces MTERTLILIKPDGVANGHVGEIIARIERKGLKLVAMDLRVADKKTAEKHYAEHADKPFFGELVSFITSAPLVAGIVEGERAIDAWRQLAGGTDPVSKATPGTIRGDFALTVGENVVHGSDSPESAEREIGIWFPNL; encoded by the coding sequence ATGACTGAACGTACTCTCATTTTGATCAAGCCAGACGGCGTTGCCAATGGCCATGTAGGCGAAATCATCGCTCGTATCGAGCGCAAGGGGCTGAAGCTCGTCGCTATGGATTTGCGTGTTGCAGACAAGAAAACCGCTGAAAAGCACTACGCCGAGCATGCTGATAAGCCATTCTTTGGTGAACTGGTCTCCTTCATCACCTCCGCTCCGCTGGTTGCCGGCATCGTTGAAGGCGAGCGCGCCATCGACGCTTGGCGTCAGCTCGCAGGTGGCACCGATCCTGTTTCTAAGGCAACTCCTGGCACCATCCGTGGCGACTTTGCACTGACCGTTGGCGAGAACGTCGTTCACGGCTCTGACTCCCCAGAATCTGCAGAGCGCGAAATTGGAATCTGGTTCCCTAACCTCTAA